The Raphanus sativus cultivar WK10039 chromosome 2, ASM80110v3, whole genome shotgun sequence genome includes a region encoding these proteins:
- the LOC108823330 gene encoding 3-hydroxy-3-methylglutaryl-coenzyme A reductase 1 — translation MDIRRRPPKPPVNNPNRFSNDNDDQPRTKASDALPLPLYLTNAVFFTLFFSVAYYLLRRWRDKIRHSTPLHVITITELGALLALVASFIYLLGFFGIDFVQSFISRADTNNEFEDHRLVTCLPRGGRRGVVVSRADANNEFEDHRVVTCPPRGGRRVVDPTLPEEDEEIVKSVIRGVIPSYSLESSLGDCKRAAAIRREALQRITGRSMEGLPLEGFDYESILGQCCEMPVGYVQIPVGIAGPLLLDGCEYSVPMATTEGCLVASTNRGCKAMYVSGGGTSTVVKDGMTRAPVVRFASARRASELKFYLEDLENFDTLAVVFNRSSRFARLQSVKCTLAGKNAYVRFSCSTGDAMGMNMVSKGVQNVLEFLTDDFPDMDVIGISGNFCSDKKPAAVNWIEGRGKSVVCEAVIRGEIVNKVLKTSVAALVELNMLKNLTGSAVAGSLGGFNAHASNIVSAVFIATGQDPAQNVESSQCITMMEAVNDGKDIHVSVTMPSIEVGTVGGGTQLASQSACLNLLGVKGASTESPGMNSRTLATIVAGAVLAGELSLMSAIAAGQLVKSHMKYNRSSRDISGAMTATTT, via the exons CTAACCGGTTCTCCAACGACAACGACGATCAACCCCGGACCAAGGCCTCGGACGCGCTTCCTCTCCCTCTATACCTCACCAACGCCGTCTTCTTCACTCTCTTCTTCTCCGTCGCCTACTACCTCCTCCGCCGCTGGCGCGACAAGATCCGCCACAGCACCCCTCTCCACGTCATCACCATCACCGAGCTCGGCGCGCTACTCGCCCTCGTCGCCTCCTTCATCTACCTCCTAGGCTTCTTCGGCATCGACTTCGTCCAGTCGTTCATCTCACGTGCCGATACAAATAACGAGTTCGAAGACCACCGCCTCGTCACGTGCCTTCCCAGGGGCGGACGTAGAGGTGTGGTGGTGTCACGTGCCGATGCAAATAACGAGTTTGAAGACCACCGCGTCGTCACGTGCCCGCCCAGGGGCGGACGTAGAG TCGTGGATCCCACGCTTCCAGAAGAAGACGAGGAGATAGTAAAATCTGTGATCCGCGGAGTGATCCCTTCCTACTCCCTCGAGTCCAGCCTCGGAGACTGCAAGAGAGCGGCGGCGATACGGCGGGAAGCGCTGCAGAGGATCACGGGGAGGTCGATGGAAGGGTTACCGTTGGAAGGGTTTGATTACGAGTCCATATTAGGGCAATGCTGCGAGATGCCTGTAGGGTACGTGCAGATACCCGTGGGGATCGCTGGGCCTTTGTTGCTGGATGGGTGTGAGTACTCTGTGCCGATGGCGACGACGGAAGGGTGTTTGGTTGCGAGTACTAATAGAGGGTGCAAGGCTATGTATGTCTCTGGTGGGGGGACGAGTACGGTGGTTAAGGATGGTATGACGAGAGCGCCTGTGGTGAGGTTTGCGTCGGCGAGACGAGCTTCGGAGCTTAAGTTTTACTTGGAGGATCTTGAGAACTTTGACACGTTGGCTGTTGTCTTTAACAG GTCAAGTAGATTCGCGAGGCTTCAGAGTGTTAAGTGCACACTCGCAGGGAAGAATGCTTATGTGAGGTTTAGTTGTAGCACTGGTGATGCTATGGGGATGAATATGGTATCCAAAGGTGTTCAGAATGTTCTTGAGTTTCTCACTGATGATTTTCCTGACATGGATGTCATCGGAATCTCCG GTAACTTCTGTTCGGACAAGAAGCCTGCAGCTGTGAACTGGATCGAGGGACGTGGCAAATCAGTGGTATGCGAGGCTGTGATCAGAGGAGAGATCGTGAACAAGGTGTTGAAAACGAGCGTGGCTGCCTTGGTGGAGCTCAATATGCTCAAGAACCTGACGGGCTCTGCTGTTGCAGGCTCTCTAGGTGGATTCAACGCACACGCCAGCAACATAGTCTCAGCTGTATTCATAGCTACTGGCCAAGATCCAGCTCAAAACGTGGAGAGCTCTCAATGCATCACAATGATGGAAGCCGTTAATGACGGCAAAGATATTCATGTCTCTGTCACTATGCCATCTATTGAg GTGGGGACAGTGGGAGGAGGAACACAGCTTGCGTCTCAATCAGCGTGTTTAAACCTGCTGGGAGTTAAAGGAGCGAGCACGGAGTCTCCGGGGATGAACTCAAGGACGCTAGCGACGATAGTGGCGGGAGCAGTTTTGGCTGGAGAGTTATCTTTAATGTCAGCAATAGCAGCTGGACAACTTGTGAAGAGTCACATGAAATACAATAGATCCAGCAGAGACATATCTGGAGCAATGACAGCGACAACAACATGA